Proteins encoded in a region of the Zea mays cultivar B73 chromosome 2, Zm-B73-REFERENCE-NAM-5.0, whole genome shotgun sequence genome:
- the LOC100304366 gene encoding pentatricopeptide repeat-containing protein At1g20300, mitochondrial-like isoform X1, protein MSLLLKPKPHLSATGLIIFLRHLCEGSPSQPGQTGTDTSPPPLTRDDTKLVDALLAALLDHRRANPAAELPVPSLSNTLPSLSSAISDLLPSPPPPHLPLHLLLRLLALRRGVPLPEAVAFFHHVSPSLPADSLPDLYASMIVLLAKHRHFGLARHLLDEMRERAVPISRQLILALTRRYVRAEMPSEAADLFRRMEEYGAGAPDPATLASLLAALSKKRLASEAQALFDSCRTVFTPDVVLYTAVVHAWCRAGRLDEAERVFTEMQQSGIMPNVYTYTAVIDAMYRAGQVPRAQELLCQMIDSGCPPNTTTFNAIMRSHVKAGRSEQVLQVHNQMQQLRCEPDVITYNFLIETHCGKGQGNLDAALKVLDKMTAKKCVPDCHTFNPMFRLLLVLGNIGAAHKLYEKMRELQCKPNVVTYNCLLRLFNKEKSMDMVLRMKKDMDAEGIEPNMHTYAALIEAFCGRGNWKRAHTTLKEMIEEKSFKPSKQVRDMVLVLLRKAGQLKKHEELVELMVDRGFISQPPNDALWSALSAC, encoded by the coding sequence ATGTCTCTCCTCCTCAAGCCCAAGCCCCACCTCTCCGCCACCGGCCTCATCATCTTCCTGCGCCATCTCTGCGAGGGGTCACCAAGCCAGCCGGGCCAAACGGGTACGGACACCTCGCCCCCGCCCCTGACCCGCGATGACACCAAGCTCGTGGACGCCCTGCTCGCGGCGCTTCTCGACCACCGCCGCGCCAACCCGGCCGCCGAGCTCCCGGTTCCTTCTCTATCCAACACGCTCCCGTCCCTCTCGTCCGCCATCTCCGACCTGCTCCCTTCCCCGCCTCCGCCTCACCTCCcgctccacctcctcctccgcctcctcgCGCTCCGCCGCGGCGTACCGCTCCCGGAGGCCGTCGCCTTCTTCCACCACGTTTCCCCCTCCCTTCCCGCCGACTCCCTCCCTGATCTCTACGCCTCCATGATAGTCCTGCTCGCCAAGCACCGTCATTTCGGCCTCGCGCGCCACCTGCTCGATGAAATGAGAGAGCGGGCCGTCCCCATCTCACGGCAGCTCATCCTCGCCTTGACCCGCCGCTATGTCCGAGCGGAGATGCCGTCGGAGGCTGCCGACCTGTTCCGTCGCATGGAGGAGTACGGCGCCGGGGCTCCGGACCCTGCCACGCTGGCATCCCTCCTGGCTGCTCTCTCCAAGAAGCGCCTTGCCAGCGAGGCGCAGGCGCTGTTCGACAGCTGCAGGACTGTCTTCACACCGGATGTTGTGCTCTACACAGCCGTGGTCCACGCGTGGTGCCGCGCCGGGCGCCTCGATGAGGCGGAGCGCGTCTTCACAGAGATGCAGCAGTCAGGGATCATGCCGAATGTGTATACCTACACCGCTGTGATCGACGCGATGTATCGTGCGGGGCAGGTTCCCCGTGCACAGGAGCTTCTGTGCCAAATGATCGATTCTGGGTGCCCCCCAAACACGACGACGTTCAACGCTATCATGCGGTCGCATGTCAAGGCCGGCCGTTCTGAGCAGGTGCTGCAGGTGCATAaccagatgcagcagcttcggtgTGAGCCAGACGTTATCACATACAATTTCTTGATCGAAACACATTGTGGGAAGGGGCAGGGCAATCTTGATGCAGCGCTGAAGGTGCTTGACAAAATGACGGCAAAAAAGTGTGTTCCTGACTGCCACACGTTCAATCCCATGTTCAGGCTGTTACTTGTGCTTGGCAACATAGGTGCTGCACATAAGTTGTATGAGAAAATGAGGGAGCTTCAATGCAAGCCAAATGTCGTGACATATAACTGCCTTCTAAGGTTGTTCAATAAGGAGAAGTCAATGGATATGGTTCTAAGGATGAAGAAGGACATGGATGCGGAAGGAATCGAGCCAAACATGCACACCTATGCGGCTCTGATTGAGGCATTCTGTGGGAGGGGAAACTGGAAGCGAGCACACACAACACTAAAGGAAATGATCGAGGAGAAATCTTTTAAACCTTCAAAGCAGGTGCGCGATATGGTATTGGTCCTTTTGAGAAAGGCTGGGCAGCTCAAGAAGCACGAAGAGCTTGTTGAACTGATGGTTGATCGGGGTTTTATCAGCCAGCCTCCTAATGATGCATTGTGGAGTGCACTATCTGCTTGCTGA
- the LOC100278020 gene encoding uncharacterized protein LOC100278020 has protein sequence MEKKQKKHAHARSRSFTGGGLASFLRSTVSSFSSAFPPSGRRSSFNHRNAFSGPIVVSIVPPEARGGGGRRKRPGYVTPEPSSPKVSCIGQIKRSNSRRQKKVNPSCGKGGGACPLPPRPPAEDKKPCSRTSSSRGSLVKRMPFFRRSRSRPRSRAASSKDGLIVVGDGKESDGDSAVADPAPPPPPMGLGQMKRFTSGRAAFQDFDWREEERTTGRDSDEDDDGFVAHSAPLVLGGGVVASEPRKEVNLWRRRPIVPPTQLQLP, from the coding sequence ATGGagaagaagcagaagaagcacgCACACGCGAGGTCAAGGAGCTTCACCGGCGGCGGGCTGGCCTCCTTCCTCAGGTCCACcgtctcctccttctcctccgccttCCCGCCCAGCGGCAGGAGGTCCTCCTTCAACCACCGCAACGCCTTCTCGGGCCCCATCGTCGTCTCCATCGTCCCGCCGGAGgctcgcggcggcggcggcaggaggAAGCGCCCGGGGTACGTGACGCCCGAGCCGTCGTCGCCCAAGGTGTCCTGCATCGGCCAGATCAAGCGCAGCAACTCCAGGCGCCAGAAGAAGGTCAACCCGTCGTGCGGCAAGGGCGGCGGCGCCTGCCCGCTCCCGCCGAGGCCGCCAGCGGAGGACAAGAAGCCCTGCAGCAGGACCAGCAGCAGCAGGGGCTCCCTCGTGAAGCGGATGCCCTTCTTCCGCCGCAGCAGGTCGCGTCCTCGCTCAAGGGCGGCGTCGTCCAAAGATGGGCTCATCGTCGTCGGTGACGGGAAAGAGAGCGACGGCGACAGCGCGGTGGCGGatccagcgccgccgccgccgccgatgggCCTCGGCCAGATGAAGCGGTTCACCAGCGGGCGCGCCGCGTTTCAGGACTTCGACTGGCGGGAGGAGGAGAGGACGACGGGCCGTGACAGCGATGAGGACGACGACGGGTTCGTAGCGCATTCGGCGCCGCTGGTGCTCGGGggcggggtggtagcctcggagcCGAGGAAGGAGGTGAACCTGTGGAGGCGTCGCCCCATAGTTCCTCCCACTCAGCTACAGCTTCCCTAG
- the LOC103647629 gene encoding phospholipase D delta, whose translation MASPAGGESPAKPVLLHGDLDLWILEARLLPNMDMFSEQVRRCLAVCRPPTSCGTNHPPAAARGGGGRQHHHRKIITRGPYVTLSVSGAVVARTAVIPNSQDPVWEERFAVPLAHRAAELEFQVKDNDTFGAQLIGTVTVPADCVVSGTEAEDWFPVKGTNGKPYKPDTALRLRFTFHPIANNPAYRHGIPGDPGHRGIGESYYPLRHGGQVTLYQDAHIREGDLPEIELDDGKTFQHNSCWEDICHAILEAHHMIYIVGWSVYDKVRLVREPSPSRPLPDGGDLTLGDLLKFKSQEGVRVCLLVWDDKTSHDKFFIKTGGVMATHDEETRKFFKHSSVICVLSPRYASNKLSIFKQQVVGTLFTHHQKCVLVDTQARGNKRKVTAFIGGLDLCDGRYDTPKHRLFKDLDTVFQNDYHNPTFSSGAKGPRQPWHDLHCRIDGPAAYDVLTNFEQRWRKATKWRGRFRRVSHWKDDALIKLERISWIISPSPNVPNDHPSLWVSKEEDRENWHVQVFRSIDSGSLKGFPSDCKEASKLNLVCRKNLVIDKSIHTAYVRAIRSAQHFIYIENQYFLGSSYAWPSYVNSGADNLIPIELALKIASKIRAQERFAVYVVIPMWPEGVPTAASVQEILFFQAQTMEMMYTIIADELKSMDNKDMRPEDYLSFFCLGNREEPPSNGSPESEKSTDKSAVGLATKYRRFMIYVHAKGMIVDDEYVILGSANINQRSLAGSRDTEIAMGAYQPHYAWSTKNGHPDGQVYGYRTSLWAEHLGTIDDRFKDPSSLECVRFVNQIAVENWRRYTAEEMSTLQGHLLKYPVKVEADGKISPLPDQECFPDVGGKILGASTSLPDSLTM comes from the exons ATGGCGTCGCCGGCCGGCGGCGAGTCTCCAGCGAAGCCCGTCCTCCTGCATGGCGACCTCGACCTCTGGATCCTAGAGGCGCGCCTGCTCCCCAACATGGACATGTTCTCCGAGCAGGTCCGCCGCTGCCTCGCCGTATGCCGCCCGCCCACCTCCTGCGGGACCAACCACCCGCCTGCcgccgcgcgcggcggcggcggccgccaaCACCACCACCGGAAGATCATCACCAGAGGCCCCTACGTCACGCTGTCCGTCTCCGGCGCCGTCGTGGCGCGCACCGCCGTCATCCCCAACTCCCAGGACCCCGTCTGGGAGGAGCGTTTTGCCGTGCCGCTCGCGCACCGCGCCGCCGAGCTCGAGTTCCAGGTCAAGGATAACGATACCTTCGGCGCGCAGCTCATCGGCACCGTCACCGTCCCCGCCGACTGCGTTGTGTCGGGCACCGAGGCCGAGGATTGGTTCCCCGTCAAAGGCACCAACGGCAAGCCGTACAAACCCGACACCGCGCTGCGCCTCCGCTTCACATTCCACCCCATCGCCAACAACCCGGCCTACCGCCACGGCATCCCTGGCGACCCTGGCCACAGGGGCATCGGGGAGTCCTACTACCCGCTCCGCCACGGTGGCCAAGTGACGCTGTACCAGGACGCGCACATCAGGGAAGGGGACCTGCCAGAGATTGAGCTCGACGACGGCAAGACGTTCCAGCACAACTCGTGCTGGGAGGACATCTGCCACGCCATCCTGGAGGCGCACCACATGATATATATCGTCGGCTGGTCGGTGTATGATAAGGTGCGACTCGTGCGCGAACCATCGCCGTCGCGGCCATTGCCCGATGGTGGCGACCTTACGCTTGGAGACCTGCTCAAGTTCAAGTCACAGGAAGGTGTCAGAGTGTGCCTGCTGGTGTGGGATGATAAAACTTCGCATGACAAGTTCTTCATCAAGACG GGTGGAGTTATGGCAACTCATGATGAAGAAACTCGGAAATTTTTTAAACATTCCTCAGTCATCTGTGTTCTCTCTCCTCGATATGCTAGCAATAAGCTGAGCATTTTCAAACAGCAG GTTGTTGGGACTTTGTTTACACACCATCAAAAGTGTGTGCTGGTTGATACACAAGCCAGGGGAAACAAGCGAAAAGTTACAGCTTTCATTGGGGGCCTAGATCTTTGTGATGGTCGCTATGACACACCTAAACACAGGCTTTTCAAAGATCTTGACACAGTATTCCAAAATGATTACCATAACCCTACATTTTCG TCAGGTGCAAAGGGACCCAGGCAACCATGGCATGATTTACATTGCAGGATTGATGGCCCTGCTGCCTATGATGTCTTGACAAATTTTGAGCAAAGGTGGCGAAAGGCAACAAAATGGCGTGGCCGATTTAGAAGAGTATCTCATTGGAAAGACGACGCTTTAATTAAGCTGGAACGTATCTCATGGATAATAAGCCCTTCACCCAATGTTCCAAATGATCATCCTAGTCTGTGGGTTTCAAAAGAAGAAGATCGTGAAAATTGGCATGTTCAG GTATTCCGATCAATTGACTCTGGTTCCCTAAAAGGATTTCCTAGTGATTGCAAAGAAGCTTCAAAGCTT AATCTTGTGTGCCGAAAGAATCTGGTAATTGATAAGAGCATCCACACTGCATATGTCCGAGCAATCAGATCTGCACAGCATTTCATTTATATTGAGAACCAGTACTTTCTTGGCTCTTCATATGCTTGGCCATCCTATGTGAATTCAG GTGCTGATAATCTGATACCAATAGAACTGGCCCTCAAAATTGCAAGTAAGATTAGAGCACAAGAACGCTTTGCAGTGTATGTAGTGATACCAATGTGGCCTGAAGGAGTCCCTACTGCAGCATCTGTTCAAGAAATTCTTTTCTTTCAG GCCCAGACAATGGAGATGATGTATACAATAATTGCAGATGAGCTCAAGTCAATGGACAATAAGGACATGCGCCCTGAAGATTACTTGAGCTTCTTTTGTCTTGGAAACCGGGAAGAACCACCATCTAATGGCAGCCCAGAATCAGAGAAATCTACAGATAAAAGTGCAGTG GGCTTAGCTACAAAATATCGACGGTTCATGATCTATGTTCATGCAAAAGGAATGATTGTGGATGATGAATATGTCATTCTGGGTTCAGCAAACATCAACCAGAGATCCCTGGCTGGTTCTAGAGATACTGAAATTGCAATGGGTGCATACCAGCCTCATTATGCATGGTCTACAAAGAATGGACATCCTGACGGCCAG GTATACGGGTACAGAACGTCCCTGTGGGCAGAGCACCTTGGAACGATCGATGACCGCTTCAAGGATCCTTCGAGTTTGGAGTGTGTAAGGTTTGTGAATCAAATCGCTGTAGAGAACTGGCGAAGGTATACTGCAGAAGAAATGAGTACATTACAAGGGCACCTCCTCAAGTACCCAGTTAAGGTGGAGGCTGATGGTAAGATCAGCCCACTGCCAGACCAAGAATGCTTTCCTGATGTTGGCGGCAAGATTCTGGGAGCTTCAACTTCACTTCCTGATTCGCTGACCATGTAG